The following are encoded in a window of Bacillota bacterium genomic DNA:
- a CDS encoding UvrD-helicase domain-containing protein, whose protein sequence is MPSRSLSGRAVTLAAGRNVPEDIELDDEQRAFVEFQDGCAVLHAPVGTGKTLALAERTAEAIRRGVEPSRILCLTFTNRAAEELRQRVAVHCGDRAKRVVVRTFHALCAWMLRLEAKTMGLPSDFTIFDDEDSAEILRSILRRTAGEISRRGGPPAPVVVAPAYRRGDREPKVSDIYDVIERAKSEAPHTALSLGTVADDVFQGLTAAYRTLAVEYQRELASNHAFDFGDLVYFTRAMLALVPGIRRRWESRFSMIQVDEMQDTHFSEYEIVRALAWRSRNLVLAGDFDQTIYEWRGSMPDKVLSSFRADFPGARDFSFTRNHRATRVLVGLAGCVAREYSVRGVAQPAPSADVGDPVIVHFGRDSEAEADWIARKIRTLANVGPGGDAAGRVPYGRIGVLTRANSRGAAISEALQKHGIPHLTVEAYEFFRRQEVKDAVAYLRFLCSPADGRSFRRILQRPPRNIGDRTVSRVLEAEQAGLRLPDMVAESTLTTGDPFGTFLAALGGGVVTVFDTETTGLDPASDEIVELAAVRLEKGKATARFHRYLRNTVSVGESEEVHGLSDSFLASNGEDPRRALEEFDRFAAGSVLVGHNVGFDARMLAAYRQRLGLGTGGLAEYIDTLEMARRFLGGDDFSLEALCRRLNVAALPTHRAADDVEATCSIITCLAPLVRATAPERMRAVKDVGAAFSSLAQEVARLRRELGRLRPHELLDRVLNESGLREYYARDPERARRLANLEELLRVFKNRDSADLDALSSLESLLGFVALARNVDRLDPNDERVRVLTVHQAKGLEFDIVFVAGLSEHEFPSYPALKERKGAEERRVFYVAITRARKALFLTGHAANNGKPRGPSPYFTFLASLGGAWREEGSTEVTKWLRGVPRNTR, encoded by the coding sequence ATGCCTAGTAGAAGCTTGTCCGGAAGGGCTGTGACCCTCGCGGCGGGGCGTAACGTGCCTGAAGACATCGAGCTCGATGACGAGCAGCGGGCCTTCGTTGAGTTTCAGGATGGCTGCGCGGTCCTCCATGCTCCCGTGGGAACGGGCAAAACCCTCGCCCTGGCAGAGCGGACGGCCGAGGCGATTAGGCGCGGGGTGGAGCCGTCTCGCATCCTGTGCCTCACGTTCACCAACCGGGCTGCGGAGGAGCTACGTCAGCGCGTCGCGGTTCACTGCGGCGACCGCGCGAAGAGAGTCGTGGTCCGCACCTTTCACGCGTTGTGCGCGTGGATGCTTCGACTCGAGGCGAAGACGATGGGCCTCCCCTCGGATTTCACCATCTTCGACGACGAAGACTCGGCCGAGATCCTTCGATCCATCCTGAGGCGGACGGCAGGCGAGATATCGCGGCGCGGAGGCCCTCCTGCACCGGTCGTCGTTGCACCGGCGTACAGGCGTGGCGACCGCGAGCCCAAGGTGTCCGACATCTATGATGTCATCGAGAGAGCTAAGAGCGAGGCACCTCATACCGCGCTCTCGCTGGGCACGGTGGCCGACGATGTCTTTCAAGGCCTCACCGCGGCGTACCGCACGCTAGCCGTTGAGTACCAACGCGAGCTCGCGTCCAATCATGCCTTTGACTTCGGGGATCTCGTTTACTTCACCCGTGCGATGCTAGCACTCGTTCCCGGCATCCGGCGCCGCTGGGAATCTCGCTTCTCCATGATCCAGGTGGACGAGATGCAGGATACCCACTTCTCGGAATATGAGATCGTGCGAGCGCTGGCTTGGCGCTCGAGGAACCTCGTTCTTGCAGGCGATTTTGACCAGACCATTTATGAGTGGCGGGGTTCCATGCCCGACAAAGTGCTGAGCAGCTTCCGTGCGGACTTCCCGGGTGCCAGGGACTTCTCGTTCACGCGGAATCACCGGGCGACCCGCGTGCTCGTGGGTTTGGCCGGGTGCGTGGCCCGGGAGTACAGCGTGCGCGGCGTGGCGCAACCAGCCCCGTCAGCCGACGTTGGAGACCCGGTGATCGTGCATTTCGGGCGCGATAGCGAGGCGGAGGCGGACTGGATCGCCCGCAAGATCCGAACTCTCGCCAATGTCGGGCCGGGTGGTGACGCGGCGGGCCGTGTCCCGTATGGGCGGATAGGCGTCCTTACCCGGGCCAACAGCCGGGGAGCGGCCATTTCCGAAGCGCTCCAGAAACACGGCATTCCTCACCTCACCGTGGAGGCATACGAGTTCTTCCGGCGCCAGGAGGTGAAGGATGCCGTGGCGTACCTCCGGTTCCTTTGCAGCCCAGCGGACGGGCGTAGCTTCCGGCGTATCCTGCAACGTCCTCCACGCAACATCGGCGACCGGACCGTTTCACGGGTTCTGGAGGCAGAACAGGCCGGCCTGCGTCTCCCCGATATGGTGGCCGAATCGACCCTTACCACAGGAGATCCATTTGGCACGTTCCTCGCTGCGCTCGGGGGAGGCGTCGTCACCGTGTTCGACACGGAGACCACCGGGCTCGACCCGGCCTCTGACGAGATCGTGGAGCTCGCGGCTGTCAGGTTGGAAAAGGGCAAGGCGACAGCGCGATTCCACCGGTATTTGAGAAACACGGTGAGCGTCGGCGAGTCGGAAGAGGTCCACGGGCTTTCCGACTCGTTCCTTGCGTCAAACGGCGAGGATCCGCGGCGTGCGCTCGAAGAGTTCGATCGTTTTGCAGCGGGCAGTGTGCTCGTCGGGCACAACGTGGGCTTCGACGCGCGCATGCTCGCGGCGTACCGGCAACGCCTGGGCCTCGGGACGGGTGGCCTCGCCGAGTACATCGATACTCTTGAAATGGCCCGACGCTTTCTGGGCGGTGACGACTTTTCCCTTGAGGCGCTGTGCCGGAGGCTGAACGTGGCGGCGTTGCCCACGCATCGGGCGGCGGACGACGTTGAGGCGACCTGCAGCATTATCACGTGTCTCGCGCCGCTCGTGAGAGCCACGGCCCCCGAAAGGATGCGCGCGGTGAAGGATGTAGGTGCCGCGTTCTCGTCTCTCGCGCAAGAGGTGGCTAGGCTGCGCCGGGAACTGGGTCGACTGCGACCTCACGAGTTGCTCGACCGGGTGCTCAACGAGTCGGGGCTGCGCGAGTACTATGCGAGAGACCCCGAGAGAGCGCGACGCCTCGCCAACCTCGAAGAGCTCCTTCGCGTCTTCAAGAATCGCGATTCCGCAGACTTGGACGCCCTTTCGTCCCTCGAGTCGCTTCTCGGCTTCGTGGCGCTCGCAAGAAACGTGGATCGTCTGGATCCCAACGACGAGCGCGTGAGGGTGCTCACCGTCCACCAGGCGAAGGGGCTCGAGTTCGACATCGTCTTCGTGGCGGGCTTGTCGGAGCATGAATTCCCCTCGTACCCCGCGCTCAAGGAAAGGAAAGGCGCGGAAGAGCGTCGGGTGTTTTACGTCGCGATAACCAGGGCGAGGAAGGCGCTTTTCCTTACCGGGCACGCGGCCAACAACGGAAAGCCCCGTGGGCCCAGCCCGTACTTCACCTTCCTCGCCTCGCTCGGCGGGGCGTGGCGCGAAGAGGGCTCGACGGAAGTCACCAAGTGGCTTCGCGGCGTGCCTCGGAACACAAGATGA
- a CDS encoding carbohydrate ABC transporter permease: MYGRSARVSRWFLQALLVLLAVVYLIPVYLTVITSLKAPADINLMTAWVPPSRPYWESYVTAVKNFAPSLKNSIILSVSATLLSAALGSINGYVLCKWDFPGARFVLPLVVFGMFIPYQSILVPLFQFMRGIGLYGGLPGLVLVHVVYGLPITTLLFRSFYAEIPDELLGAAFIDGADFFGIYRWLILPLSGPPFLVVAIWQFTQIWNEFLFAVTLARPASQPITVALANLAGGQAVSWNLPMAGSVLTALPTVVVYVLLGRYFIRGLLAGALKG; the protein is encoded by the coding sequence ATGTACGGGCGCAGTGCAAGAGTAAGCAGATGGTTCTTACAGGCGCTTCTTGTGCTCCTCGCGGTGGTTTACCTCATACCTGTGTACCTCACAGTGATTACGAGCCTGAAAGCGCCCGCGGACATAAACCTCATGACGGCCTGGGTTCCCCCATCGCGTCCTTACTGGGAAAGCTACGTGACGGCGGTCAAGAACTTCGCCCCGTCGCTCAAGAACAGCATAATCCTTTCTGTGAGCGCCACACTTCTCTCTGCGGCGCTCGGCTCCATCAATGGGTACGTGCTCTGCAAGTGGGACTTCCCTGGCGCCCGCTTCGTGTTGCCTCTCGTGGTGTTCGGCATGTTCATACCGTACCAAAGCATCCTTGTACCTCTATTCCAGTTCATGCGGGGGATCGGGCTCTACGGGGGGCTTCCGGGCCTGGTCCTGGTGCACGTCGTGTACGGCCTGCCCATAACCACGCTGCTCTTCCGCAGCTTCTATGCGGAGATCCCCGACGAGCTCCTCGGGGCTGCGTTCATCGACGGCGCCGACTTTTTCGGTATATACAGGTGGCTTATCCTGCCGCTATCAGGCCCGCCTTTCCTCGTGGTGGCGATATGGCAGTTCACGCAGATATGGAACGAGTTCCTTTTCGCGGTAACGCTTGCCCGGCCCGCCTCTCAACCCATAACCGTGGCCTTGGCCAACTTGGCCGGCGGTCAGGCAGTATCGTGGAACCTGCCGATGGCGGGGTCCGTTTTGACGGCGCTGCCAACAGTTGTGGTGTATGTGCTCTTGGGGCGCTATTTCATCCGCGGGCTCCTCGCCGGTGCGCTGAAAGGATGA
- a CDS encoding sugar ABC transporter permease, with product MAGIETARRADAGLGWKGVGLVRSRRDQVMAILVVLPSLALLAVFVYGFIAQTVYISLTDWGKGAALALKPEIHFMGAYNYRDLFSGFLNVRFRQDIVNMLFFTVLFVAASLALGLLLATILDQRIRGEAVFRTIFLFPMSLSFIVTGTIWRWLLQPRGGVNVLPTLVGLRPADFLWLTSRDQVLQFDWQALPRLVVMVVALALVAWAAWSAARRRFRTAAITGLPGLVLATWVALGGAAQLKALPFPEPHGFNLALIGVVVAAAWQMSGYTMALYLAGLRTIPDELREAARVDGANTLQVYRYVELPLLAPITWSAIIVLGHIALKIFDLVFAMAGPDNAPTSVPAILMFLTTFRGNELAKGASIAVILLLMVSVLIVPYLVASFRTGRT from the coding sequence ATGGCGGGCATTGAGACCGCGCGGCGGGCCGACGCCGGACTCGGTTGGAAAGGGGTGGGGTTGGTGCGGTCCAGGCGCGACCAGGTCATGGCCATACTCGTCGTGTTGCCATCCCTCGCTCTCCTGGCTGTATTCGTGTACGGCTTCATCGCGCAGACTGTGTATATCTCCCTCACAGACTGGGGCAAGGGAGCTGCCCTCGCGTTGAAGCCCGAGATACATTTCATGGGGGCGTACAACTACCGCGACCTTTTCAGCGGCTTTCTCAACGTGCGCTTCAGGCAGGACATCGTGAACATGCTTTTCTTCACGGTGCTCTTCGTTGCCGCCTCGCTTGCGCTCGGCCTCCTTCTCGCTACCATTCTCGACCAGCGCATCCGGGGCGAAGCGGTCTTCCGCACGATCTTCCTCTTTCCGATGTCGCTTTCGTTCATCGTCACGGGCACTATCTGGCGATGGCTCCTTCAACCCAGGGGCGGCGTGAACGTGCTTCCTACGCTCGTGGGTTTGCGCCCCGCGGACTTCCTCTGGCTCACGAGCCGGGACCAAGTCCTCCAGTTCGACTGGCAGGCGTTGCCTCGACTTGTCGTGATGGTCGTGGCGCTTGCGCTCGTTGCCTGGGCGGCGTGGTCCGCAGCGCGAAGGCGCTTCCGGACGGCCGCCATCACGGGTCTGCCAGGCCTGGTGCTGGCGACGTGGGTCGCTTTGGGAGGGGCGGCGCAATTGAAGGCTCTGCCGTTTCCTGAGCCTCATGGCTTCAACCTGGCGCTTATCGGAGTGGTCGTAGCGGCCGCATGGCAGATGTCAGGATATACCATGGCGCTGTACCTCGCCGGCCTTCGCACCATCCCGGACGAGCTACGCGAGGCGGCGCGGGTGGACGGCGCGAACACACTGCAGGTGTACCGATACGTGGAGCTTCCACTCCTCGCCCCGATCACGTGGAGCGCGATAATAGTGCTCGGACACATCGCCCTCAAGATCTTCGATCTCGTGTTCGCAATGGCAGGACCGGACAACGCCCCTACGAGCGTGCCCGCCATCCTGATGTTCCTGACGACCTTCCGCGGGAACGAGCTGGCGAAGGGCGCGTCCATCGCGGTGATTCTACTGCTCATGGTGTCCGTGCTGATAGTGCCTTACCTGGTCGCATCGTTCCGGACGGGGAGGACTTGA
- a CDS encoding carbohydrate ABC transporter substrate-binding protein, which translates to MRTSKCLAILVVGLTLVACLGAVASSAPASGKLEIFSWWAGDEGPALEALIELYEKQHPGVEVINSTVTGGAGVNAKAVLKTRMLGGEPPDTFQVHAGQELIGTWVVAGRMEDLSDLYAKEGWKSVFPEGLLKLLSTDKGIWSVPVNVHRSNVLWYIPDNLKKWGVKVPATWDEFLSIAPTLKAKGVIPLSLGENWTVTHLWESVALARLGKDKWEALWQGKLSWKSPEVVDVWRTFGKVLEYTNQDAPSLSWQQATDMVVKGQAAFNVMGDWAAGYMVTTLKLQPGKDFGWAPSPGTSGVFMMLSDSFGLPVGAPHRDNTLAWLKMLGSREAQDIFNPLKGSISPRVDSDLSKYNAYLQSAAKDWRTNAIVGSLIHGVVANERFMNDFATVIEIFLNSRNPEAAANAAQAIAIQAGIGK; encoded by the coding sequence ATGAGGACGTCGAAGTGCCTCGCTATTCTCGTGGTTGGCCTGACTTTGGTTGCGTGTCTGGGCGCCGTGGCGAGTTCGGCTCCTGCCAGCGGCAAACTCGAGATCTTCTCCTGGTGGGCGGGAGACGAAGGCCCCGCGCTGGAAGCGCTCATTGAGCTCTATGAGAAGCAGCATCCTGGTGTCGAAGTCATCAACTCCACCGTGACCGGCGGGGCCGGCGTAAATGCGAAGGCCGTCCTCAAGACGCGCATGCTGGGCGGCGAACCGCCGGACACCTTCCAGGTTCACGCCGGACAGGAGCTCATCGGCACGTGGGTCGTGGCCGGCCGCATGGAAGACCTCAGCGACCTCTACGCTAAAGAGGGTTGGAAGTCCGTATTCCCTGAGGGGCTCTTGAAACTCCTCAGCACCGACAAGGGCATCTGGTCCGTTCCGGTCAACGTCCACAGGTCCAACGTGCTTTGGTACATACCAGATAACCTCAAGAAGTGGGGGGTAAAAGTCCCTGCCACATGGGACGAATTCCTTTCTATCGCTCCGACGCTCAAGGCGAAGGGCGTGATCCCGCTCTCCCTGGGCGAGAACTGGACCGTCACCCACCTCTGGGAGAGCGTCGCCCTCGCGCGCCTTGGCAAGGACAAGTGGGAAGCACTCTGGCAGGGCAAGCTGTCGTGGAAGAGCCCTGAGGTCGTAGACGTGTGGAGGACGTTCGGGAAGGTGCTCGAGTACACCAACCAAGACGCGCCGTCGCTGTCGTGGCAGCAAGCCACAGACATGGTGGTGAAGGGGCAGGCCGCGTTCAATGTAATGGGGGACTGGGCTGCAGGTTACATGGTCACCACGCTCAAGCTGCAGCCCGGCAAGGACTTTGGTTGGGCGCCCTCACCCGGCACTTCAGGCGTGTTTATGATGCTTTCCGACTCCTTCGGCCTTCCGGTGGGCGCTCCGCACCGTGACAACACCCTCGCGTGGCTGAAGATGCTCGGAAGCCGGGAGGCCCAGGACATCTTCAACCCGCTCAAGGGATCTATCAGCCCACGGGTGGACAGCGACCTGTCCAAGTACAACGCTTACCTCCAAAGCGCTGCCAAGGACTGGAGGACCAACGCCATCGTGGGAAGCCTCATCCACGGGGTGGTAGCGAACGAGCGGTTCATGAACGATTTCGCGACGGTCATCGAGATCTTCCTCAATAGCCGGAATCCTGAGGCTGCGGCGAACGCGGCCCAGGCGATCGCGATTCAGGCCGGCATAGGGAAGTGA